The DNA sequence GTACAATGAACTGTCGGCGGATCTCGACAGGCAGATGGCCGAACTGGATGCGCTCCTGAAAACAAAAACGGTAAAAAGTATCGGACTGTAACCCGTGTCGACCTTCCGCAAGACCATAGGCAAGCTAGCCGTAATCGCTACGTTACTGACACTGACGGGCGTTTACGGCTACTACTATGGCCTCGAATGGATGGCGAAATGGGCCTTCGCCCACCAGACCTACTTTGCCGCCGACGAACTGGTTCTCATCGCCGTTGCCCAACAGGATCTGACGGCTGAGACAGCGTTTATACTCGACGAGCGCGAGTTTGAATGGCAGGGCGACATGGTCGATGTGTTGCACCGCGAGATTCGGTCTGATACGGTATATATTTACGGGTTCCGCGACAACGCCGAAACCCAGCTTAAAAAGCAGGCGGCCTGGCTCTACCAGGACCCGGCTCACCCCTACCGCCGGTCCAACACCCGAACCAAGCGGCTCAAGTGGATCAGTTTGATCAACCCGTCGCACGCGGCACCGACCGATTTCCAGCCATCGGGCATGCGGCCCAGCCGGCAACCCTCGTTTTCCTATATTACCCCCCGCCTGTCGCTTCCGTACCCGGAAGTCCCGAGCCCTCCCCCCAATTCATAGACGGCTGCCCGTTTTTTTGCGTCTGGTTTTCTGAACCAGTACCCCGGACCGCTATGCCGTTCCGGCCGCATTCTTATTTCCCCAATCAGCAACTTCTATGAAATCAGTATTGATCCGATCTCTTCCTCTGCTCTTCTTTTTTTCCTTTTTCAGCCCGTACCTCTACGCCCAGGTGACGGTAAGCGGCCGCGTCATTGACCCCACCAACAGCCAGCCCATTGCAGGCGCTACGGTACTCGTCAGCGGAACATCGCGGGGCACCACGGCCAACGACAAAGGGCAGTTTGAGCTGAGCGCCGGCGAAGGCGACAAGCTCCAGATCTCGGCCATCGGCTACCAGACCCAGACCGTACCCATCAAGGCAACTACGGGTAGGCTGACCGTTGAGCTGGAACCGTCCAACACCGCCCTTAACGAAGTCATCGTAGCCGGCTATGCTTCGCCCCAAACCGTCCAGCGGACGGCGGGCGCGGTGGGCCTGGTCACGAGCCGCGACATTCAGCGCACAAACGGCATTCACCTTCAGAACTTCGTGAACCTGATTCCGGGCGTGAAGGTGGAAATGCGGACGGTAGCCGCCGGCAACCGGATTGTCATTCGGGGGTACGGTAACCAGACCAATTTCAACGGCGTCGGCTACAAAGCGTACCTCAACGACATTCCCCTCACCGATGGCGATGGTACTACGTTTCTGGACGATGTCGACTTTACGACCCTGAGCCGGGTGGAAGTACTGAAAGGGCCCGCGTCCAGCGCCTACGGGAATGCCCTGGGCGGGGTCGTCAACTTCTATACCGAACGCGCCCCTATTGGCAAAACGAGCGTTAGTCAGCAGGTGCTGGCAGGTTCCTACGGTCTGTTTCGGACCAATACATCGATCAAAACCGGAACGGATAACACCAGCTTGAACATCAACTACGGTCACCAGAAATACGACGGCTTCCGGCTGCACGGCAGTTCCAAAAAGGATTTCCTGAGCATCACCAGCGATACCTACCTGAGCCAGAAACGGTCAATGTCGGTCTTTGTGGGCTATACCAACTCCTACGATCTGCTGTCAGGTCAGGTAGATAGCCTCAACCTGATCGTTCATCCCGACACGGCCGAAGTCGCGTACCTGCGCAACAACGCCAGCATCAAAACGGAAAGCGCCCGGGTGGGCGTGAGCCACAGCTACCAGTTCACGGATCACGTCTCGAACAAGACAACGCTCTTCGTGGGCGGTCAGGTCATTGACCAGCCGTTTGCCGCCGGGGTCAACAAGACGAACAAGATGAAGTTTGGCGGGCGAAGCGTGTTCACTTACGCCCACGATGGCAGTTCGCTACGTCCCGCGCTGAGCGTTGGTGCCGAATTCCTGAAGAACTTCAACTACGCGAAAGCCTACGGCCTGACGAACGGTATCCTCGGCGCGCTCCGCTCCGACCTGGAAATTCAGGCCATGCAGTACAACATCTTTGCCCAGGCTGCCCTCCAGTTAGCTCCCCGGCTGACGCTGTCGGCGGGAGCCGGCCTCAACTACGTCGAGTACGGCATCACCGATATGCGGGCCAGCACCACGACGCCGGTATACGTAAACGCGTCGGGCTACAAACGCTTCAAACCGGTTCTTGCTCCGCGGGCCGCCCTGTCCTATCAGGTCGCCGACAACGTATCCCTTTACGCCAGTGTGAGCGAGGGCTATTCGGCCCCGGCCACCAACCAGGTCGTGATTGCGCAGACGGGTGTGGTCAACTACAACCTGCTGCCGGAACTGGGCACTAGCTACGAGATTGGCAGCAAAGGCAGCCTGCTGACGAAAGCACTGACCTACGAAATCGCGTATTTTACCATGGCCGTGACCAACAAGCTTATCCCGCAGAATTTCCCGGCTACGGCAACGCAACCCGCCTACACGCTGACGGCCAACGCGGGTAACGTGCAGCACAACGGACTGGAACTGGCCGTTCAGTATGCTTACCGACCCCTGGCGGGGGCCGTGTCGCTGGTCCGTCCGTTCGTGTCCTACACCTACAGCGACTTCTATTACAAGGATTACAAGAGCGACAACAACGGCGATGCCAAGACCATCAACTACACGGGCAAGAAAGAATCAGGTATTGCGCCGAATCTCCTGAACGCGGGTCTGGACGTGGAACTACGGCCTGGTTTTTACCTGAACACTACAATGATGTATGTCGACAAGATGCCCATCACACTCGCCAACGACCACTACGCCAAAGCCTATACGCTGGTCAACAGTAAGCTGGGTTACCGGAGCGCGCTGGGCCGCCATTTTAACCTGGACGTGTATGCCGGTTCGGATAACATGCTGAGCAGCACCTATTCGTCGCTGATCTTCCTGAACCTGCCCAACCCGGCCAACAACCGGCCCCTGTTTTTCAACCCCGCCCCGAAAATCACGTTCTATTCCGGTGCTATGCTGAACTACACGTTTTAAGCAGAGACGCATCATTGCGTCTCTACGGGGCAATTCACCTACTTATTAGTCAATACATGAAAATCACCCGCATTCTTTTACTCATTACCATACTCGGTATGGGCATAACCGCCTGTACATCAACGCAGAAAGACCAAACGCAGGCCACCGGCACTCAACGCATTGTCTGCGTAGCCAAGCAGCTTACGGAGATGATTTATGCGCTCGGCGCAGGCGACCAGCTCGTTGGCGTCGATCTGTCGAGTACGTATCCGGCCGCTGCCGGACAGCTGCCTAAGGTGGGGTACCACCGGCTGCTCAACGCCGAAGGGATCATTGCCCTCAAACCAACGGTCGTCTACCACGATGGTAACGTAGCCCCCGAAGCCGTGATGCAGCAGCTCGAAAAGGTGGGCGTACCGATGAAGGTGTTTCCCGATGCGCATACCATTGCCGAAGCCAAAGCGCTGATGGATACGCTGGCCGCGCAGTTCGGTGCACAAAAACAGGCCGACAGCCTGAAAGCGAAGCTGGACACCGATCTGGCCAAAGCCGCGCAGGAAGTGAAGCAGTATAAGACTACGCCCAGAGTAGCCATTATCCACTTCGGGCGGGTCATCAATAACTACCTGGTGATTGGCAAAGCGGGCACGGCGTCGTACATGCTCGAGCTGGCGGGTGGCAAAAACGTCATGGATACCCTCAAGGGCATGAAGCCTCTCAGCCCCGAGATCATCAGCAAAGCCCAGCCCGACATTATCCTCGTCACCGATTTCGGCTACGACCGGATGGGTAATGCGGATAAGCTGGCGATACTGCCCGGCATTGCCCTGACGCCCGCGGGTAAAAACAAGAAAATCTACCGCATCGAAGAACACGACCTCATTTACCTCGGTCCCCGCACCGGCGAGAATGTGCAGATGCTCATGAAGTTGATTCACCAGTAATCTGGTAGGGTGTCGGGGCTGACCGGGCGGACGCTCCAGGACCCGACACCACAAAAACCATGAAACTATCTTCTCTTTCTCCCGGTCAATGGTACGGTCTGCTGACTGCGCTGTTGCTGGTGTGCATTGTGGCGGCTCTACGTATTGGTGCGGTCGATTTATCCTTCAGCGACATTTACCATAGTCTGCTGAACGGCCTGGGGCTGTCGACTACGGCTGTAGATCCTGTTTCGCAGGGACTGTTTTTGCAGATCAGGTTGCCGCGGGTGCTGCTTTGTGCGACGGTAGGCGCAGGATTGTCGGTATCGGGCGTGCTGATGCAGGCGCTGTTCCGAAACCCCATCGTGGAGCCGGGTCTGGTAGGTACCAGCGCCGGGGCGGCACTGGGGGCGGCCCTGGTCTTTGTGCTCGGCAAGAACATCAACTGGGCCTTCACCGATGCGCTCGGCTTGTTCCTGCTCCCCTGCGTTGCCTTTATTTTTGCGTTCATCGCCACGCTGATCGTGTACCGAATTGCGTCGGCCAGCGGAAAAGTGAATGTCGCCACGATGATTCTGGCCGGTATCGCCATCAACGCGCTGGCCACCGGTGGCACGGGCTTTCTGTCGTACATGGCCCGTGACCCGCAGGCGCGTTCTATTACGTTCTGGAATCTGGGCACGTTCTCCGGGGCCGACTGGACCCAGTTCGCTATCGTCTTTCCCGTTACGTTGGTGGGAATTCTGCTTTCGTTGCGGTTTACAAAGGCGCTGAACATTTTGATTCTGGGCGAGGACGAAGTGCGGCACCTCGGCTACAACATCGACCGGCTCAAGATTCAGGTGCTTTTGCTGAACACGCTGCTGGTCGCGATTGGCACGGCGATGGTTGGCGTCATCTCGTTTGTAGGGCTGGTAGTGCCGCACCTGCTGCGGTTGCTAAAAACGTCGGATAACCGCTTTCTTGTGATAGCATCGGCACTGCTGGGCGGGTCGTTGCTCACGCTGGCCGACACCCTGGCCCGGCGGCTGGTAGCGCCCGCCGAGTTTCCGATCGGCGTCATCACCGCGTTCGTGGGTGCCCCGGTCTTTATCTGGCTGCTGATTCGAAACGCGCGTTCGTTTCAAAAAGGAGGATTTTATGCTTAGGGCCGAACACCTGTCGTTCCGCATCGGCGACAAGACGCTCATCGACGACGTATCGCTGTGCCTGACGTCTGGTACGTTCACGATGGTGCTGGGACCGAATGGGGCCGGTAAAAGTACGCTGCTCAAACTGCTGACCGGCACCGAAACGCCCCGGCAGGGTCAGGTCTGGTACGGCAGCCAGCCGCTATCGGCCATTCCGCTGGCTGCGCAGGCCCGGCAAAAAGCGGTACTCTCGCAACTGCTGTCGCTGCCCTTCGACCTGAACGTAGCCGACGTGGTGATGATGGGACGCTATCCGTATTTCGACCTGAACCCAACCGATCGGGACAAGGATATTGTCGATAGCTGCCTTACCTCGGTAGGAATGCGGGCGTTCAGGTCCCGCGCCTTTGCGTCGCTGTCGGGGGGCGAAAAGCAGAAAGTTCATCTGGCGCGGGTGCTGGCCCAGCTGCACCGCTCCCCAGGCGACGAGTCGGTTAAGTACCTCTTCCTCGACGAACCCATCTCGGCCCTGGACATTCACTACCAGCACCAGATTCTGAGCCTGGTCCGGACGCTGGCGGTGCAGAATACGGTTGTGTTCGTGATTGTCCACGACGTGAACCTGGCCCTTCAGTACGCCCAAACGGTCATCCTGATGGATCAGGGTCGCATCTATGGCATGGGCGATCCAGATGAGGTGCTGACGGTCGATGCCATCGAAGCCGTCTTTAAGCTCCGGCCCTCTTTTGTGGCGCATCCCGCAACCGGTAGGCGGGTGATAATCTACTGATTATTCGGCATAAATGCACCGCCAGACTGGCACTTTCACCCGCCTTACCGGGCGGATATCAACCCTACCTTTGTCTACACCAAACCAGTAAACAACATGCAAAAAATCACGACATTCCTGACCTACAACGACCAGGCCGAAGAAGCCGCTACCCTGTACACGGCCATCTTTAAGGACTCAAAAATCATCCGCGTCACCCGCTCCGGACCAGCGGGGCCCGTTATGTCGGTCGTCTTCCAGCTCGACGGGCAGGAGTTTTACGCCCTGAACGGTGGCACTCATTTTACCTTTTCGCCCGGCATTTCGCTCTTTGTCCACTGCGACACGCAGGCGGAACTGGACGAGTACTGGGAAAAACTATCCGAAGGTGGTGCAAAAGGGCAATGCGGGTGGCTAACCGATAAGTTCGGTGTCTCCTGGCAAATTGTTCCGTCCCGGTTGGGCGAGCTTTTGGGCAATAAAGACCCGGAGAAAGCCAAACGAGCCATGCAGGCCATGCTAAAAATGACCAAACTCGACATTGCCGCCTTAGAAGCAGCCTAGCCATCAAGACCTGAGTTGAAAAGCAAAGCGGGCAGGCGACCTCACCGGGGTTGTTCCTGCCCGCTCTTTTTTTGTGTACGTCCGTAGCGTGAAAACTGAGTAAAGCTCATTTACTTCACATCTCAGCCTTCTCATCACGTACCCCATCATGCGTATCGATCTGTTACTTGCCAGCTTACTGCTCTGCCTGACGGGGGCGGGTGCGTTTGCCCAGTCGGTAGTGTCCGTCAACTCACCTAACCGGGCCATACGGGTGTCGGTACAGACGGCTCCCACGGGTGAGGTAACCTATGCAGTCCGGTACAAAAACAAGCCGGTTCTTGAACCGTCAGGATTGGGTTTTGTACTGAGTAAACCTAAAACGTCACTCACCCGATTTACCATGACCCGCGTCGACTCATCCCGGCACGACGACACCTGGAAGCCGGTCTGGGGGGAAGTCAGCCAGATCCGGAATCACTACAACGAATTAGCGCTCACACTGCTCGACAAATCGGGTTCGGGCATCGGCCTGCTGGTCCGGTTTCGGGTGTTCGACGATGGTGTCGGCTTCCGGTACGAGTTTCCGCAGCAGACCGCGCTCAACCATTTTGTTGTCGACGACGAACGGACGCAGTTCAAGCTGGCTTCCGATCACCAGACGTTCTGGATGCCGGGCGATTACGACTCCAACGAATACCTCTACAATACAACGAAACTCACCCAGGTCGATGCCGTGGCGGCCGCCGACCGGGAGAAAGATACGGCGCTGAAGTCGGTGATCGGTCCAAACGCCGTTCAGACGCCCCTTCTGTTCAAGACAGCCGATGGGCTGTATATCAGTCTCTACGAAGCCGCTGTGCTCAACTACCCGGTCATGCACCTGCAGCTCGACAAGAAAAGCCTGACGCTCACCGCCCAGCTGGTTCCCGACGCGGTGGGGAACAAAGCCTATCTGCAAACACCAGCCCAGACGCCCTGGCGAACGCTGATCATCAGCGACAAAGCCACCGACCTGCTGGCGTCCAAGCTCATACTGAACCTGAATGAGCCATCCGTCATTGCTGATCCGTCGTGGATAAAGCCGCAGAAGTTTGTGGGAATGTGGTGGGAGATGCACATTGGAAAAGCTACCTGGGAAAAGGCGGGTGGTAAACACGGCGCCAACACGCAGAACGTGAAAACGTACATCGACTTCGCGGCTAAATACGGCTTCCACGGGGTGCTCGTAGAAGGATGGAACGTAGGCTGGGAAGACTGGTTTGGCAACTGGAAAGAGGATGTGTTTGACTTCGTTACCCCCTACCCGGATTATAACCTCGACTCGCTCACGGCTTACGCCCAGTCGAAAGGGGTACGCCTGATCATGCACCACGAAACGTCGGGGTCGGTGACAAATTACGAACGTCGGATGGATGCGGCCTTTCAGTTCATGAACAAAGAGGGCATTAATACCGTGAAGACCGGCTACGTAGGCCGAATTATTCCGCGGGGCGAACACCATGACGGTCAATGGATGGTAAACCACTACCAGCGTGTGGCCCAGAAGGCCGCGCAGTACAAGATCATGGTCGACTCCCACGAGTCGGCCCATCCCACGGGTTTGCACCGCACCTATCCCAACTGGATGGCCAGCGAAGCCGCCCGGGGCAGTGAATTCAACAACGCCCCAACCCTGGGTATCACCCCCGAGCATACCACCATCCTGCCCTTTACCCGGATGCTGGGCGGCCCTATGGACTTCACGCCCGGCCTGTTTCGGTTTAAGCTCAATCAGTTCGAAAGCAGCCGAACGCAGGAAGTTCGCACAACGCTCGCCAAGCAGCTCGCCCTCTACATTACGCTCTACAGCCCGCTGCAAATGGCCGCCGACCTGCCCGAAAACTACGAGAAACACCTCGACGCGTTTCAGTTTATACGGGATGTGCCGGTCGACTGGGACGACACAAAAATTCTCGCAGCCGAACCGGGCGACTACGTAGTGGTAGCGCGCAAAGCGAAAGGAGCCGCCAACTGGTATTTAGGCGCGATAACCGACGAGAACAGCCGTGCTCTCCCCCTGACGCTGGACTTCCTGGAACCGGGCAAATCGTATGAAGCGGTGCTGTACCGTGATGCTCCTGACGCCGACTGGAAAACCAATCCCGACGCGTATGTGATTGAGCGAAAAACCGTTACGGCCAAATCAATGCTAACGCTATCATTAGCGAAAGGGGGCGGTTGCGCCATTCAGTTCGTTAGAAAGTAAAGGCGGTCATCTATAAGCCAGCACAATCGTTGCCGCTTGACGTGCGTTCTGCGTTCGGTTTGATTTACGGGCTTAGAGCCCGTACGGGCAGTTTACCCGAAAACCTTCGGCGGGTTAACAGCCTCATGCGCTGGTTTTACCTATGTTTACCGCATGAATTCATCCCTCGATACTGATCTGGCGCTGCTGGCGCTTCAGGAAGAACAGCTTCAATTCGATACGTTCAGTGCCGACACGGCCTGGCAGGTAGGTATGC is a window from the Spirosoma rigui genome containing:
- a CDS encoding VOC family protein is translated as MQKITTFLTYNDQAEEAATLYTAIFKDSKIIRVTRSGPAGPVMSVVFQLDGQEFYALNGGTHFTFSPGISLFVHCDTQAELDEYWEKLSEGGAKGQCGWLTDKFGVSWQIVPSRLGELLGNKDPEKAKRAMQAMLKMTKLDIAALEAA
- a CDS encoding heme/hemin ABC transporter substrate-binding protein, which translates into the protein MKITRILLLITILGMGITACTSTQKDQTQATGTQRIVCVAKQLTEMIYALGAGDQLVGVDLSSTYPAAAGQLPKVGYHRLLNAEGIIALKPTVVYHDGNVAPEAVMQQLEKVGVPMKVFPDAHTIAEAKALMDTLAAQFGAQKQADSLKAKLDTDLAKAAQEVKQYKTTPRVAIIHFGRVINNYLVIGKAGTASYMLELAGGKNVMDTLKGMKPLSPEIISKAQPDIILVTDFGYDRMGNADKLAILPGIALTPAGKNKKIYRIEEHDLIYLGPRTGENVQMLMKLIHQ
- a CDS encoding glycoside hydrolase family 97 protein; the protein is MRIDLLLASLLLCLTGAGAFAQSVVSVNSPNRAIRVSVQTAPTGEVTYAVRYKNKPVLEPSGLGFVLSKPKTSLTRFTMTRVDSSRHDDTWKPVWGEVSQIRNHYNELALTLLDKSGSGIGLLVRFRVFDDGVGFRYEFPQQTALNHFVVDDERTQFKLASDHQTFWMPGDYDSNEYLYNTTKLTQVDAVAAADREKDTALKSVIGPNAVQTPLLFKTADGLYISLYEAAVLNYPVMHLQLDKKSLTLTAQLVPDAVGNKAYLQTPAQTPWRTLIISDKATDLLASKLILNLNEPSVIADPSWIKPQKFVGMWWEMHIGKATWEKAGGKHGANTQNVKTYIDFAAKYGFHGVLVEGWNVGWEDWFGNWKEDVFDFVTPYPDYNLDSLTAYAQSKGVRLIMHHETSGSVTNYERRMDAAFQFMNKEGINTVKTGYVGRIIPRGEHHDGQWMVNHYQRVAQKAAQYKIMVDSHESAHPTGLHRTYPNWMASEAARGSEFNNAPTLGITPEHTTILPFTRMLGGPMDFTPGLFRFKLNQFESSRTQEVRTTLAKQLALYITLYSPLQMAADLPENYEKHLDAFQFIRDVPVDWDDTKILAAEPGDYVVVARKAKGAANWYLGAITDENSRALPLTLDFLEPGKSYEAVLYRDAPDADWKTNPDAYVIERKTVTAKSMLTLSLAKGGGCAIQFVRK
- a CDS encoding TonB-dependent receptor codes for the protein MKSVLIRSLPLLFFFSFFSPYLYAQVTVSGRVIDPTNSQPIAGATVLVSGTSRGTTANDKGQFELSAGEGDKLQISAIGYQTQTVPIKATTGRLTVELEPSNTALNEVIVAGYASPQTVQRTAGAVGLVTSRDIQRTNGIHLQNFVNLIPGVKVEMRTVAAGNRIVIRGYGNQTNFNGVGYKAYLNDIPLTDGDGTTFLDDVDFTTLSRVEVLKGPASSAYGNALGGVVNFYTERAPIGKTSVSQQVLAGSYGLFRTNTSIKTGTDNTSLNINYGHQKYDGFRLHGSSKKDFLSITSDTYLSQKRSMSVFVGYTNSYDLLSGQVDSLNLIVHPDTAEVAYLRNNASIKTESARVGVSHSYQFTDHVSNKTTLFVGGQVIDQPFAAGVNKTNKMKFGGRSVFTYAHDGSSLRPALSVGAEFLKNFNYAKAYGLTNGILGALRSDLEIQAMQYNIFAQAALQLAPRLTLSAGAGLNYVEYGITDMRASTTTPVYVNASGYKRFKPVLAPRAALSYQVADNVSLYASVSEGYSAPATNQVVIAQTGVVNYNLLPELGTSYEIGSKGSLLTKALTYEIAYFTMAVTNKLIPQNFPATATQPAYTLTANAGNVQHNGLELAVQYAYRPLAGAVSLVRPFVSYTYSDFYYKDYKSDNNGDAKTINYTGKKESGIAPNLLNAGLDVELRPGFYLNTTMMYVDKMPITLANDHYAKAYTLVNSKLGYRSALGRHFNLDVYAGSDNMLSSTYSSLIFLNLPNPANNRPLFFNPAPKITFYSGAMLNYTF
- a CDS encoding FecCD family ABC transporter permease, whose protein sequence is MKLSSLSPGQWYGLLTALLLVCIVAALRIGAVDLSFSDIYHSLLNGLGLSTTAVDPVSQGLFLQIRLPRVLLCATVGAGLSVSGVLMQALFRNPIVEPGLVGTSAGAALGAALVFVLGKNINWAFTDALGLFLLPCVAFIFAFIATLIVYRIASASGKVNVATMILAGIAINALATGGTGFLSYMARDPQARSITFWNLGTFSGADWTQFAIVFPVTLVGILLSLRFTKALNILILGEDEVRHLGYNIDRLKIQVLLLNTLLVAIGTAMVGVISFVGLVVPHLLRLLKTSDNRFLVIASALLGGSLLTLADTLARRLVAPAEFPIGVITAFVGAPVFIWLLIRNARSFQKGGFYA
- a CDS encoding heme ABC transporter ATP-binding protein yields the protein MLRAEHLSFRIGDKTLIDDVSLCLTSGTFTMVLGPNGAGKSTLLKLLTGTETPRQGQVWYGSQPLSAIPLAAQARQKAVLSQLLSLPFDLNVADVVMMGRYPYFDLNPTDRDKDIVDSCLTSVGMRAFRSRAFASLSGGEKQKVHLARVLAQLHRSPGDESVKYLFLDEPISALDIHYQHQILSLVRTLAVQNTVVFVIVHDVNLALQYAQTVILMDQGRIYGMGDPDEVLTVDAIEAVFKLRPSFVAHPATGRRVIIY